In a genomic window of Gopherus evgoodei ecotype Sinaloan lineage chromosome 14, rGopEvg1_v1.p, whole genome shotgun sequence:
- the LOC115635219 gene encoding zinc finger protein 497-like, whose translation MGPHGSPGPAPPRAQGPRPRSSPSYRDSCADAASPALAPRGPGRSRLGGRWAGRDVGHRAPQLRSGASPLWRRLLLAGLRAAADPPPALPIGGSRRRCGTWCLSSALARSGFRCQAPAPLAFSAPGDSALGWALDTASESPLWLLGDGLSGHQQLLSWIISPTKIWGGATQHLVSWGPEILVSVSSNWHNGGEISVSGFRQQPPTRPSPPWIGPRIEPDCDTAEPDPLGGAGQGAAMGRAWPAAEPVPAGGPRQEQAPPEGAGSGAQLRRSVPHVPPRPARTEPAAPGAPRGERQGCSPSPGAPASPSLCSMACLRGASGSSMAALNSQMERGEELRVPDSQGREEEEMPLGMSPADDQVSEEGSAQVDGAPKGAQLNICRRSERVGSLRRSERRSGAGQQPETPAKPIPQPRGSQQRYVCAECGRGFTVSARLVKHERTHTGERPFACAECGKCFTQNANLVQHRRTHTGERPFCCGDCDRRFSTKADLARHRQSHTGERPFRCAECGRGFSQSSNLLRHQRSHTGERPFACQDCGAAFARNAHLAAHCRTHTGERPFRCGQCRERFAQATALIQHRRLHTGERPFECSDCGKGFTRAATLQHHQRLHAGQRPFPCRDCGATFAAHATLRQHRRRHSGEAPFRCAECGRCFAVSSALLRHQHVHTGERPFTCHECGAGFSQSSALVRHQRLHD comes from the exons ATGGGCCCCCACGGCTCCCCGGGACCCGCCCCTCCCCGGGCACAGGggccccgcccccgcagctcccccaGTTACCGGGACTCCTGCGCTGATGCCGCGTCCCCAGCGCTCGCCCCGCGGGGCCCCGGGCGCAGCCGGCTCGGTGGGCGCTGGGCGGGGCGGGACGTGGGGCACCGAGCGCCGCAGCTGCGCTCCGGAGCCAGCCCCCTCTGGCGGCGCCTGCTCCTGGCCGGGCTGCGAGCGGCGGCGGAtcctccccccgccctgcccaTTGGGGGCTCTCGCCGGCGCTGCGGGACCTGGTGCCTTAGTTCTGCTTTGGCTCGGTCCGGTTTCCGCTGCCAGGCACCGGCTCCTCTGGCGTTCTCCGCTCCGGGGGAttctgccctgggctgggccTTGGACACTGCGAGCGAGTCTCCGCTCTGGCTGCTTGGGGATGGGCTGAGCGGA CACCAGCAATTATTGAGCTGGATCATCTCCCCCACCAAGATCTGGGGAGGGGCCACGCAGCACCTGGTGTCATGGGGGCCCGAGATTTTGGTCAGCGTCTCCAGCAACTGGCACAATGGGGGAGAGATCTCAGTCTCGGGGTTCAGGCAGCAGCCGCCCACACGCCCCAGTCCCCCATGGATAGGACCCCGAATAGAGCCAGATTGCGACACAGCCGAGCCAGACCCTctcgggggggctgggcagggggcagccatGGGCCGGGCCTGGCCGGCAGCAGAGCCGGTCCCCGCGGGCGGACCCCGCCAGGAGCAGGCGCCGCCAGAGGGGGCTGGCTCCGGAGCGCAGCTGCGGCGCTCGGTGCCCCACGTCCCGCCCCGCCCAGCGCGCACCGAGCCGGCTGCGCCCGGGGCCCCGCGGGGCGAGCgccagggatgcagccccagccCGGGGGCCCCG GCATCTCCGAGCCTCTGTAGCATGGCCTGCCTTCGTGGCGCATCGGGGAGCAGCATG GCTGCCCTCAACTCCCAGATGGAGCGTGGGGAGGAGCTGCGGGTTCCGGATTCCCAGGGCcgtgaggaagaggagatgccacTTGGTATGAGCCCAG CAGATGACCAGGTGAGTGAGGAGGGGTCTGCCCAGGTGGACGGGGCACCCAAAGGAGCCCAGCTGAATATTTGCCGGCGCTCAGAGCGGGTCGGGAGCCTGCGCCGGTCAGAAAGGAGAAGTGGTGCTGGGCAGCAGCCAGAGACCCCCGCCAAGCCCATCCCCCAGCCCCGAGGATCTCAGCAGCGCTACGTGTGTGCTGAATGCGGCCGCGGCTTCACCGTGAGCGCCCGCCTGGTGAAGCACGAGCGGACGCACACCGGTGAGCGCCCCTTTGCCTGTGCCGAGTGCGGCAAGTGCTTCACCCAGAACGCCAACCTGGTGCAGCACCGCCGCACCCACACCGGTGAGCGCCCCTTCTGCTGCGGCGACTGTGACCGGCGCTTCAGCACCAAAGCCGACCTGGCCCGGCACCGCCAGTCCCACACCGGGGAGCGCCCCTTCCGCTGTGCCGAGTGCGGCCGGGGCTTCAGCCAGAGCTCCAACCTGCTGCGCCACCAGCGCTCCCACACCGGCGAGCGCCCCTTCGCCTGCCAGGACTGTGGGGCCGCCTTCGCCCGCAACGCCCACCTGGCGGCCCACTGCCGCACCCATACTGGCGAGCGCCCCTTCCGCTGCGGGCAGTGCCGGGAGCGCTTCGCCCAGGCCACCGCGCTGATCCAGCACCGCCGGCTGCACACAGGCGAGCGCCCCTTCGAGTGCTCCGACTGCGGCAAGGGCTTCACTCGGGCCGCCACCCTGCAGCATCACCAGCGCCTGCACGCCGGCCAGCGCCCCTTCCCCTGCCGGGACTGCGGGGCCACCTTCGCCGCCCACGCCACTCTCCGCCAGCACCGCCGCAGGCACTCCGGGGAGGCTCCCTTCCGCTGCGCTGAGTGCGGGCGCTGCTTCGCCGTCAGCTCCGCGCTGCTCCGGCACCAGCACGtccacactggggagcggcccttcacCTGCCACGAGTGTGGTGCCGGCTTCAGCCAGAGTTCGGCGCTCGTCCGCCACCAGAGACTCCACGACTAG
- the LOC115634960 gene encoding zinc finger protein 2 homolog isoform X1: MSCSESGPAALCISLSAGIPRVTGDYDSQSDGAMSESEEGAPHLDRIRPESEEGIPQKDGAMSESEERAPCLDGIGTESQEGAGTVEPQGNACWSQKQTEGQWGISRFEVRPTICAECGESFEDGVALLTHQGMPCRGAVAKPFGCSGCGRRFSRSSNLLRHQRVHTGERPFTCADCGRCFSQSAHLAKHRRLHGTAGLPTPPAERSYSRSPEFLRFQRAHAGQRPFACPDCGKRFSAGSSLVQHQRIHTDERPFPCPDCGKRFLRAPDLALHQRIHTGERPFPCPDCGRRFIRGPDLALHRRTHTGERPYQCGQCGRRFSRGPGLLLHQRTHTGERPYQCTQCGRHFSRRSNLGRHLATHSMLRGNPTPGGEPSAETLRQQGIAVEGEESQGLKGRSSEAVTQQGIPVEWEESQGLKGWSSEAVTQQGIPVEGVESQGLKGRSSEAVTQQGIPVEGVESQGLKGRSSGAVTQQGIPVEGEESQGLKGRSSEAVTQQGIPVEGEESQGLKGWSPGSLVAPLGKRHGCPDCGKGFAQRSHLLVHRRVHTGERPFPCPECGKRFRQSSVLARHRRTHTGERPFACGDCGRRFAESAVLLRHRAVHSGERPYCCMDCGRGFSLRANLLQHRRLHARHPHVCTDCGKAFSEAAALAAHQGTRHGAGKPFACTGCGKHFGRSSTLARHWRIHAERPHECSCCGRRFGESAELAQHLRVHSETPYECARCGERFAQSHALITHQAIHAEPSHGQRHTAHANPSPLAKHGDNVLPKSAAVSHQTPHWIGARTEPRTPGSQRPPPTH; encoded by the exons ATGAGCTGCAGTGAATCAGGACCTGCAGCCCTTTGCATTTCTCTCAGTGCTGGCATTCCAAGAGTTACTGGTGACTACGACTCCCAGA gcgACGGAGCCATGAGTGAGAGCGAGGAGGGGGCTCCCCACCTGGACAGGATCAGGCCAGAGAGCGAGGAGGGGATTCCCCAGAAAGATGGAGCCATGAGTGAGAGTGAGGAGAGGGCTCCCTGCCTGGATGGAATCGGGACGGAGagccaggagggggctgggacagTGGAGCCACAGGGGAACGCTTgctggagccagaagcagacTGAGGGACAGTGGGGCATCAGCCGCTTCGAGGTGAGACCAACAATCTGTGCCGAGTGCGGAGAGAGCTTTGAGGATGGTGTGGCTCTGCTGACCCACCAGGGGATGCCCTGCAGAGGTGCGGTAGCGAAGCCGTTTGGCTGTTCCGGCTGTGGGCGGCGGTTCAGCCGCAGCTCCAACCTGCTGCGCCACCAGCGGGTACACACAGGTGAGCGCCCCTTCACCTGTGCTGACTGCGGCCGGTGCTTCAGCCAGAGTGCTCACCTGGCCAAGCACCGGCGCCTCCATGGCACCGCGGGGCTCCCCACCCCGCCAGCGGAGCGCAGCTACAGCCGCAGCCCTGAGTTCCTGCGGTTCCAGCGGGCCCACGCCGGGCAGCGCCCCTTTGCCTGTCCTGACTGCGGCAAGCGATTCAGCGCTGGCTCCTCCCTGGTGCagcaccagcgcatccacacgGACGAGCGTCCTTTTCCCTGCCCCGACTGTGGCAAGCGCTTCCTGCGGGCCCCGGACCTGGCGCTGCACCAACGCATCCACACGGGCGAgcgccccttcccctgccctgactGCGGCCGGCGCTTCATCCGTGGCCCCGACCTGGCACTGCACCGGCGCACCCACACCGGGGAGCGCCCCTACCAGTGCGGCCAGTGTGGGCGCCGGTTCAGCCGCGGGCCCGGCCTCCTGCTCCACCAGCGCACGCACACCGGGGAGCGCCCCTACCAGTGCACCCAGTGCGGCCGCCACTTTAGCCGCAGGTCCAACCTGGGCCGCCACCTAGCCACCCATAGCATGCTGCGGGGGAACCCCACCCCAGGGGGAGAGCCCAGTGCAGAGACTCTCAGGCAGCAGGGAATtgctgtggagggggaggagtcCCAAGGGCTAAAGGGGCGGAGCTCAGAGGCTGTGACTCAGCAGGGAATCCCTGTGGAGTGGGAGGAGTCCCAAGGGCTAAAGGGGTGGAGCTCAGAGGCTGTGACTCAGCAGGGAATCCCTGTGGAGGGGGTGGAGTCCCAAGGGCTAAAGGGGCGGAGCTCAGAGGCTGTGACTCAGCAGGGAATCCCTGTGGAGGGGGTGGAGTCCCAAGGGCTAAaagggcggagctcaggggctgtGACCCAGCAGGGAATccctgtggagggggaggagtcCCAAGGGTTGAAGGGGCGGAGCTCAGAGGCTGTGACCCAGCAGGGAATccctgtggagggggaggagtcCCAAGGGCTGAAGGGgtggagcccaggctccctggTGGCTCCCCTGGGGAAGCGCCACGGCTGCCCAGACTGTGGGAAGGGCTTTGCCCAGCGCTCACACCTGCTGGTTCACCGGCGGGTGCACACCGGGGAGCGCCCCTTTCCTTGCCCGGAGTGCGGCAAGCGCTTCAGGCAGAGCTCGGTGTTGGCCCGACACCGGCGCACCCACACGGGCGAGCGCCCCTTCGCCTGCGGGGACTGTGGCCGGCGCTTTGCGGAGAGTGCGGTGCTGCTCCGGCAccgggctgtgcactccggcgagCGCCCCTACTGTTGCATGGACTGTGGCCGGGGCTTCAGCCTTCGTGCTAACCTCCTCCAGCACCGGCGGCTCCATGCCCGGCATCCCCACGTCTGCACTGACTGCGGTAAGGCCTTCAGTGAGGCCGCAGCCCTGGCTGCCCACCAGGGCACCCGGCATGGGGCCGGCAAACCCTTCGCCTGCACCGGCTGCGGCAAGCACTTTGGTCGCAGCTCCACGCTGGCTCGGCACTGGCGCATCCACGCTGAACGGCCCCACGAATGCTCCTGCTGTGGCCGCAGATTTGGGGAGAGTGCTGAGCTGGCGCAGCACCTGCGGGTGCACAGCGAGACCCCCTATGAGTGTGCCCGATGCGGGGAGCGCTTTGCCCAGAGCCACGCGCTGATCACACACCAGGCCATCCATGCCGAGCCAAGCCACGGACAGCGCCACACTGCCCATGCCAACCCGTCCCCCCTCGCCAAGCATGGGGACAACGTCCTGCCCAAGTCTGCAGCTGTGTCCCACCAGACTCCACACTGGATAGGAGCCAGGACAGAGCCCcggactcctggctcccagcgcccccccccaaCCCATTAG
- the LOC115634960 gene encoding zinc finger protein 2 homolog isoform X2, which produces MSESEEGAPHLDRIRPESEEGIPQKDGAMSESEERAPCLDGIGTESQEGAGTVEPQGNACWSQKQTEGQWGISRFEVRPTICAECGESFEDGVALLTHQGMPCRGAVAKPFGCSGCGRRFSRSSNLLRHQRVHTGERPFTCADCGRCFSQSAHLAKHRRLHGTAGLPTPPAERSYSRSPEFLRFQRAHAGQRPFACPDCGKRFSAGSSLVQHQRIHTDERPFPCPDCGKRFLRAPDLALHQRIHTGERPFPCPDCGRRFIRGPDLALHRRTHTGERPYQCGQCGRRFSRGPGLLLHQRTHTGERPYQCTQCGRHFSRRSNLGRHLATHSMLRGNPTPGGEPSAETLRQQGIAVEGEESQGLKGRSSEAVTQQGIPVEWEESQGLKGWSSEAVTQQGIPVEGVESQGLKGRSSEAVTQQGIPVEGVESQGLKGRSSGAVTQQGIPVEGEESQGLKGRSSEAVTQQGIPVEGEESQGLKGWSPGSLVAPLGKRHGCPDCGKGFAQRSHLLVHRRVHTGERPFPCPECGKRFRQSSVLARHRRTHTGERPFACGDCGRRFAESAVLLRHRAVHSGERPYCCMDCGRGFSLRANLLQHRRLHARHPHVCTDCGKAFSEAAALAAHQGTRHGAGKPFACTGCGKHFGRSSTLARHWRIHAERPHECSCCGRRFGESAELAQHLRVHSETPYECARCGERFAQSHALITHQAIHAEPSHGQRHTAHANPSPLAKHGDNVLPKSAAVSHQTPHWIGARTEPRTPGSQRPPPTH; this is translated from the coding sequence ATGAGTGAGAGCGAGGAGGGGGCTCCCCACCTGGACAGGATCAGGCCAGAGAGCGAGGAGGGGATTCCCCAGAAAGATGGAGCCATGAGTGAGAGTGAGGAGAGGGCTCCCTGCCTGGATGGAATCGGGACGGAGagccaggagggggctgggacagTGGAGCCACAGGGGAACGCTTgctggagccagaagcagacTGAGGGACAGTGGGGCATCAGCCGCTTCGAGGTGAGACCAACAATCTGTGCCGAGTGCGGAGAGAGCTTTGAGGATGGTGTGGCTCTGCTGACCCACCAGGGGATGCCCTGCAGAGGTGCGGTAGCGAAGCCGTTTGGCTGTTCCGGCTGTGGGCGGCGGTTCAGCCGCAGCTCCAACCTGCTGCGCCACCAGCGGGTACACACAGGTGAGCGCCCCTTCACCTGTGCTGACTGCGGCCGGTGCTTCAGCCAGAGTGCTCACCTGGCCAAGCACCGGCGCCTCCATGGCACCGCGGGGCTCCCCACCCCGCCAGCGGAGCGCAGCTACAGCCGCAGCCCTGAGTTCCTGCGGTTCCAGCGGGCCCACGCCGGGCAGCGCCCCTTTGCCTGTCCTGACTGCGGCAAGCGATTCAGCGCTGGCTCCTCCCTGGTGCagcaccagcgcatccacacgGACGAGCGTCCTTTTCCCTGCCCCGACTGTGGCAAGCGCTTCCTGCGGGCCCCGGACCTGGCGCTGCACCAACGCATCCACACGGGCGAgcgccccttcccctgccctgactGCGGCCGGCGCTTCATCCGTGGCCCCGACCTGGCACTGCACCGGCGCACCCACACCGGGGAGCGCCCCTACCAGTGCGGCCAGTGTGGGCGCCGGTTCAGCCGCGGGCCCGGCCTCCTGCTCCACCAGCGCACGCACACCGGGGAGCGCCCCTACCAGTGCACCCAGTGCGGCCGCCACTTTAGCCGCAGGTCCAACCTGGGCCGCCACCTAGCCACCCATAGCATGCTGCGGGGGAACCCCACCCCAGGGGGAGAGCCCAGTGCAGAGACTCTCAGGCAGCAGGGAATtgctgtggagggggaggagtcCCAAGGGCTAAAGGGGCGGAGCTCAGAGGCTGTGACTCAGCAGGGAATCCCTGTGGAGTGGGAGGAGTCCCAAGGGCTAAAGGGGTGGAGCTCAGAGGCTGTGACTCAGCAGGGAATCCCTGTGGAGGGGGTGGAGTCCCAAGGGCTAAAGGGGCGGAGCTCAGAGGCTGTGACTCAGCAGGGAATCCCTGTGGAGGGGGTGGAGTCCCAAGGGCTAAaagggcggagctcaggggctgtGACCCAGCAGGGAATccctgtggagggggaggagtcCCAAGGGTTGAAGGGGCGGAGCTCAGAGGCTGTGACCCAGCAGGGAATccctgtggagggggaggagtcCCAAGGGCTGAAGGGgtggagcccaggctccctggTGGCTCCCCTGGGGAAGCGCCACGGCTGCCCAGACTGTGGGAAGGGCTTTGCCCAGCGCTCACACCTGCTGGTTCACCGGCGGGTGCACACCGGGGAGCGCCCCTTTCCTTGCCCGGAGTGCGGCAAGCGCTTCAGGCAGAGCTCGGTGTTGGCCCGACACCGGCGCACCCACACGGGCGAGCGCCCCTTCGCCTGCGGGGACTGTGGCCGGCGCTTTGCGGAGAGTGCGGTGCTGCTCCGGCAccgggctgtgcactccggcgagCGCCCCTACTGTTGCATGGACTGTGGCCGGGGCTTCAGCCTTCGTGCTAACCTCCTCCAGCACCGGCGGCTCCATGCCCGGCATCCCCACGTCTGCACTGACTGCGGTAAGGCCTTCAGTGAGGCCGCAGCCCTGGCTGCCCACCAGGGCACCCGGCATGGGGCCGGCAAACCCTTCGCCTGCACCGGCTGCGGCAAGCACTTTGGTCGCAGCTCCACGCTGGCTCGGCACTGGCGCATCCACGCTGAACGGCCCCACGAATGCTCCTGCTGTGGCCGCAGATTTGGGGAGAGTGCTGAGCTGGCGCAGCACCTGCGGGTGCACAGCGAGACCCCCTATGAGTGTGCCCGATGCGGGGAGCGCTTTGCCCAGAGCCACGCGCTGATCACACACCAGGCCATCCATGCCGAGCCAAGCCACGGACAGCGCCACACTGCCCATGCCAACCCGTCCCCCCTCGCCAAGCATGGGGACAACGTCCTGCCCAAGTCTGCAGCTGTGTCCCACCAGACTCCACACTGGATAGGAGCCAGGACAGAGCCCcggactcctggctcccagcgcccccccccaaCCCATTAG